AGGGAAATCGGAATGTTGTACAGCGCGGTGCCCGGGGCGAGCTCCTGCCAGAACCACATGCGCTGCTGGCGCGTCGAGAGCGCCAGCAGGCCCTCGCGCCGGGCCAGGGCGTCTCGAACCAGAACGCTCGGCTGGGCGCTGCCTTCGTTCAGCAGCCCCTGGATGCGCGTGGCGGTGCTGCGCAGATCGGGTGCGGCCAGCATGAGGGAGGAGGGCAGCGCGCAATCCAGAATCGCCTCCAGCGACTGGAGCATCCGGAAGCTGGTGAGCGAATCCAGCCCGCATTCGATGGCCGAGGCATCCAGTGAGAGCTCGTCCTGCGACCTGCGCGTGAAATGGGCGACACGGTTGAGCAGCAACTGCTCCAGGGCGTGGCGCTGGGCCGCCGGGTCGGTGAGCTGGCGCAGTTGCGATGCCAGGGCGGGCAGATGGTCGTCGTCCGCTTCGGCCACGTCCACGAGCATGGCTTCGTCGCGGTGCAGCACCTGCAAGCGACCTTCAAGGTAGTCCTGGCGGCAGCTCTTGCGACGGATCTTGCCGCTCGACGTCCGTGGCAGAGAGCCCGCCTGCACCAGCACGACGGCGTGCAAGGGCAGTTCGTAGGTCTCGGCGATGGCTTTGCGGATCTGGACCGCGACATGGCCGAGGTCCTTGGACTTTTCGCGCCGCTCGACTTCCTGCACCAGTGCGACTTCTTCGCCTTCCGGTCCTTCAATGGAGAAAGCAGCACCATAGCCCACGCGCAAGGCGGTGTCGGTCGATTGCGCCGTCCACTCCAGATCGTGGGGATAGAGGTTGCGCCCGCGAACGATGATCAGGTCTTTGAGGCGCCCGGTGACGAAGACTTCCCCGTCGTCCAGGAATCCAAGGTCACCTGTGCGCAGAAACGGGCCCTCGCCGTCTGCGAGGCAGGCCTGGAAGGTGGCTTGCGAGGCTTGCGGTTGCTCCCAGTAGCCCTGTCCGACGCTTGTGCCGCGCACCCAGATTTCGCCCACCGATGTACTGGGCAGGGCCAGTTGCGTGTGGGGGTCGACGATGCGCAGCTCCATGCCCTCGAAAGGCACGCCGCAACCCACGATGGCGCGGCTGTCGCTCGTGCCATCGGCGACATACACGACCTGATGGTTCTCCAGCGAAGGCACGTGCAACGTGCGCGCGCGGCAGCCTTGGTTCATCCGTGTGGTGGTGATGCCCAGCACGGTCTCGGCCATGCCGTAGGACGGCATGATCGCGGTGCCTGAAAGGCCATGCGGCGCAAAGGAAGCTGCGAACGCTTCCATGGTGGCCAGCTGAATGGGTTCGGCGCCGCAGCTGACCGATCGCAGGCTGCTCAGGTCGGCGTGCCACTCGGGTTGTTGCTGGCGCGCGCGCACGCAGGCGGCGTAGGCAAAGTTGGGACCGCCTGTGTGGGTGATCTCGAAACGGGCAATGGCTTCCAACCAGCGCAACGGACGGCGCAGAAAGGTCAGCGACGACATCAGGTACGAAGAAATACCCGTGTCGAATGGCCACAGCAGGCCCAGCACCAGGCCGTAGTCGTGGTGATGGGGCAGCCAGGTCAGGGCGCGGCTTTGCGGGGTCATGCCCATTGCGCGCGCGCCGCTGTGGCATTGCGCCACGATGTTGCGGTGCGTCAGGATCACGCCGCGCGGCGCGGACGTGGAGCCCGAGGTGTATTGCAGGTACGCAATGGTGTCCGGCGTCACGAGCTGGCTGTCGGCGGGCAGCTGGCCGGGGGCCGTGGCGCGAGGAAGCATGTCCAGGCTGCTGCACAGGATGCGCTGCTCTCCCGCCACCATCTCCTGCAGGGCCGTCAGGGTTTCGCCAAGCTCGCTGCCCACCATCATCAGCCGAGCGGAGGCGTCCTTGAGAATGGTCAGCAGGCGGGGGGCACTGTTCTTGAAGCGCGCGGCATCGGGAGCCGGGACGGGGATGGCAATGCGGCCGGTGATGACGCAGGCCCAGAAGGCGCGCACGAAATCGAGGCCGGGAGGGTAGACCAGCAGGACGCGATCTCCCCATCGGGTCTGGGCCACCAGAGCGTCTGCGACTTGGCACACCTGCTCGAACAACTCGGCATGGGTGATGGACTCGGATAGCCCCAGTGTGTCTCGAACAAAGGCGTATGCGAGGCGTTGCGGATGTTGCTCGCAGCGCGTGGCGAACATCGATGCCAGTGTCTCGGTCTCCGTGCCGCTGTTGTCTGTCAATGGCAGCAGCACGCCGAGCCCAGCAGAATCGATCATTGTTTCAAAATCCTTTGGCGCAGCCAGAGTTCGGTCATGGAAAGAAAGGCCGATTGCGCCTTGAGGCTGGTGACCAGATGGTCTGAAACCTCAAGGTAGTGGAACGCCACCTTGTCGAAGAAGGGGTATCGGCCAAACATGGCCTTGAATTGTCCTTTGTGATTGAAGAACTCCGGTTCACCACCGGAGAAAACGAAGAACAATTCCACGCCGTCGGCGGTTAATGTCTGCGCGCGCTGCACGAACTCCTCTATGGGCGGCGAGGTCGACATGCCGATCCAGCGCGCGGTCTCGGGCGCCGCATCGGGCGTGGCGCGAAAGCCCGCAGAGACTCTTGCCCACAACTTTTTCATGGCGCCCACCATGCCTGCACGCCGCAGCTTGTAGAGGAAAGTACGCACGCGGAACTCAAGCGTGGGGTAGGCATAGAGGTCCCAGAGCAAGACGGCGCGCATGCGCCTGTCTTGCAGGGCCACGAGATGGCCGACCACCGCCCCCGAGCAAAAGCCGATCATGAGGAACTGGTCGCAGCCATAGCGCGCCTGCGCCGCGTCCATGACGGCTTGGGTGTCCGCCACCCATTGGTCAATCACAGGCAGGTTGCCGCTGGCGCGCAAGCTGTCGCCCAAGCCGCTCATGTCAAAGCGCACCGACGGCACGCCCAATGCCGCAAAGCGGCGCGCGAGCTGCACATTCATGCGGTGGGGGCCCACGCGGGGGATCACGCCCGAGTTGGACAGGATGGCGACGCAACGGGGCGGATCCGAGGAAGGGTGCGCGGCGGGGGTGAAT
The sequence above is a segment of the Hydrogenophaga sp. BPS33 genome. Coding sequences within it:
- a CDS encoding serine aminopeptidase domain-containing protein, which codes for MAEQTLILGTDNHLVATFTPAAHPSSDPPRCVAILSNSGVIPRVGPHRMNVQLARRFAALGVPSVRFDMSGLGDSLRASGNLPVIDQWVADTQAVMDAAQARYGCDQFLMIGFCSGAVVGHLVALQDRRMRAVLLWDLYAYPTLEFRVRTFLYKLRRAGMVGAMKKLWARVSAGFRATPDAAPETARWIGMSTSPPIEEFVQRAQTLTADGVELFFVFSGGEPEFFNHKGQFKAMFGRYPFFDKVAFHYLEVSDHLVTSLKAQSAFLSMTELWLRQRILKQ